The following DNA comes from Anaerostipes rhamnosivorans.
AATAGCAAAGAAAAGGGAACTTGAAAATTTAAGATTTTCTTTAGATGAAAAAATTAAGAGTGTTTTTTATACTCTAAAATGTCGCCTGGCTGACAGTCTAATAGTTCACAGATTTTGTCGAGTACCTTTGCGCTTATGGGTTTCTTTTCTCTTAGGTATTGAATGGAATTTTCTCCAAGAAGTTTTTCTTTGCGTAATCTATTTGTGTTGTATCCTGCCTTTTTTAAAGCATCTAGTACGTCTATTTTGTAAATTAGCATATGATTTTCTCCAATCTTTTTTTTAATCATACATTGAATATTGTGCAAAAGTCAAGAGGAAATGCACAAAAATCTGTGTAAAAAAGAACGAATAATTACACATAATTTTGTGTAAAATACCAATAGACATTACACAGAAAAAGGTGTAATATATAAATATAAAGAAAAGGAAGTTAAGAACTCCACTTCTTAACTCCCTAATCTTTATAGAAAGGAGGTGATACCCTTGAAAGGATATTACACATCCTTTGGATATATGGGGAACGTAAACGGCATTTACATCTTGTTTGCAACAGAAGCCGAATACATCGAACATATCCAAGGATAACTCCAAGGGGTTTGTCGGATAGCCACCGACCGCCCCATTTCAAATAAAATACATATTAATTGTAATGCTGAGAGACTGAGAAGTCAAGGAGGATACGAAGATGAAAAATTTATTTGAAATAACCGGGGAAGAGTTACGTAAGGAATTAGAAGAAGCGTGGTTAAAGTTTGAAAGTAGTTGTTATTTTAAAATGGACGTATATGGCTCTTTAGAAGACGAATATTGTGATAATCCTCAATTAATTTTAGGTTGTGAATGTAAAGAATCAAGCTATTATTTTTTTCAGATTCTTTGATGTTCTTGGAAGCCCACAAATTCATTGGCATTACATAGATGGTTGGGGAGAAATTACATTGGATCGCCTTGTAGAAAAATTAATGTACATCATTAAAAGATATTATCAATAAAATAATCCGACCGGGAGCGGTTTTTCTCCCGGAGAAAGAAGGAAATAAATGAAGTTAAATGAAATTCTTGAATTAGGAGTGATTAATGATAATACAAAAATATCAATTCGTGATAATAATTTACGTTTGATTACATGGGGGAATTGGTATCAGGATAATATTCTAAAGAAAGGAGAACGTGAGGTTGAAAGTTTTGAATGGCGAAACAATGGGGAGTTTTTTATTAAGTTGAAATAAGAGTGTAGTGTTTTTAGTTGAAACTTGTCCTATCGAGTATACGGGGAGAAAGGGAAAACATGAACTTTAAAAAGATGTTTAGATGATATAGGGATCTTGAAATATGAAAAAGTGAAATAGAAGACAAAAGAAGTGTCAAGGGACAAGGCGAAGCCGATACGCCGTAGGGCAACCCTTGACACTTTGAATAAAATAAACTTTCCCGAAGGGAAGCAACCAGAGAGTTGCTTTCCCTGCCTAACGGCGAGTGTTAATAAGGTTAAGGAACTTAGTTCCTTATAGGGGTATGGGGGCAACGCCACCATGAATTGTAAAGGAGTGATGAGCATGAATGATTATAAAGATATACTTTTTAGCGAGTGTTTGGAAGAGATTGATAATCAAAAAGTTCAATTAACTTCTGACGAATACGAAAAATATGCAGAAGAAGTTGTTTCTGATTTAAAACAAAGGAATAAACTTTCAAATTTACGCACAAATTATGGGGTCGAGTGTAAAAAAGCTGGATGGTATTCTGGCTTTTATACTGCAATACAAATTTTAAGAGAATTATTGATTTACTAAAAAAGGAGATGATTATATGACAACACAGTTTTTAAAAGACGCACTTCCAGCATTTCTTACTGCATTTCTTATGGCATGGGGATATTCAGATATAATTCAAGAAAAACATAAACTATCATTTGATAAAACTTTGATAGTTTATATCGGATTACATATAGCACTTTTTGTTCCGCTTTATTGTCTTTCTGTTTTTCTTAGATGGGCAGAAATTTTACCAAGTTACTAAAGAAATAAATAACAATAATCCCAAAGGTTAAATCTAAAACAATTCTTTTTTTGAGGGGGAATTCTTTATCGTTTATTTTTATCAATAAACGTAGGAGATTAGCACAGTAGGATACACAAAAAATAGAAGCAAATAAACCGGCAGAAACTATAACAAAAGGATAATACAAACCAGTGAAATGAACGGGAACGGAATGGATCATTATTCTTGGACTGTAAAGGGAATTATAGATCAATACAGTTAAAAGGATGATAGAGTTTAGATGAAAAAGGACTGCCCCGCCTGATCCAATTATGATGTAATCGTAATCTTTTGAGAACTGCTCAAGGGCTGTTAGAGCGAAAGTAATGGCATGAGTCACTAATAAAAATGCCCAGATGGTTAAGAGGTCTTTTTGTGAGAGATTAAGTTCTGTAAAAAAATTGATGGTAGATTCAGGCAATATCATCTGAATTTTAGAACTAAGTATGTTTTTAATAGTTGCGGCTTCGTTTTGAAATAAGGTTGTAAATATTAAAATTACAATCATAGCTTGAGGAATTTTATAAATCTGTTTTGTAGACCAATAGCTGATTTTTTCAAGAAAAGTAAACATAGGATTCTCCTTACAAAAGTTTAGTTAAATTATACCAGAAGCTATGGTGAAAGAAAAGTGAACGAATAAAGATGTCTTTTGATACAAAAACAAGAATAGAAAGGTGAGGGTGTTCATTATGGTATTAAAAGAATTAGATCAAGAGTTGGTTAATAAGGCGAATAAAAATAGTTCATCAGGGGAAAGGGGATTTTTATCTGAGTCAGAATACAAAACGTATGTAAAAAAAGTATTATCATGGAAAATATCAGATGAAAGAAAAGAAAAAATTCTAAATGAACTATATAAAAAATGGAATGAAAAGCTGAAATATGAAGCACAGCATATATCCAAGAAGGTTGCCGGGCCTGCAAGATATAATGCAAAGCGGATGGATAAATCGGATAAGATTTTTAAGTGTGCTTTAAACATAGCTTACTGGTTTGAGGATGTAGAGAAACAGGTAAGAGATGCTCAAAGGAAAGAAAATGAGGATGTAATTGAACTATATGAAAAAATTAAATTTTGCAGGAAGAATGATTCGTCTTATAATCCTGCAAAAGATTTAGAAAAGTTGGCGTATCGTGAAAATAAGCTGTTTATAAGGCTGTATAAGAGGTTTTATAAACAATATCAATGGAGAAAAAACAGTAACGTGGCTAAATTATATGAGAAATCTCTTGCCGGAGAAATTAAGGAGATTAGAAAAGAGATTTTCTATGAGGATGCTAATATTACTGCTTACACGGAAGGAGATCGGGCATACATAAAGTTTTTAATGTGTCCAAAACGTCAGCTGGTTCTTGCGTTAGGACATCATGGTTGGTGGTGGAATAGCCATCAAAGAGCATGGAGTACCTATACAGAGAAGTTGGACGAAAAATGGGTATCGACAATTAGTACTCGATATGCGCCCTATGTTTAATTTGGGAATAAATGAATATGAATCAATCGAATCTGATTGGGAGAGAGGTTCTTCTGATCAGAAATGTTACTTTGTAAGTTTTTAAATTGTCATATGGAAACAAATATGGGGGAGAGTATTTTCTCTCTCCTTTGTTACATTAGAAAATAGTAGTTAGGCAGGAAATTCTTTGCCAAAAATAATTGGTCAGTGATACAATATTTTTGGGGAAAAGGGGGATATTATGCTTGATTATGCAAGTAACATTGGGGATTTTAGAAAGAACAAACATCTATCGCCAATCGAACGTGGGCAGATAGCGGCCTTGCATGCACAAGGGTATACGCCGTATAGGATAGGAAAATTATTAGGTCGTGCAAGTAATACAATAAGAAATGAGTTAAAAAGAGGTTCTACAATAAGCGTGGATAAGGGAAACTATAAAAAAATACGATATTTCCCTGAGCGTGGACAAATAGCATATGAAAATAATAGAAAGCGTTGTAGACAAGATTACAAGGCGTTTAAGTGCGAAAAATTTATTAAATATGTAGAGAGTAAGGTATTAGAAGAAAAACGCTCGTTAGATTCTATTTATGGTCGTGTACTGAAACAAGGGTATTTTAAAAAGGAAGAAGTAGTGTGCACAAAAACGCTCTACAATTATGTAGAAGCAGGTGTTATAAAAGTTAAAAATATTGATTTGCCAGAAAAAGTGAAACGACGCACAAAAAAGAAGACCTATTCAAAGCGTTATAAACGAACGGATGGGAGAAGTATAGAAGAAAGAGCAGAACAGATTAATAATAGAGAAGAGTTTGGACATTGGGAGATTGACCTGGTGATCGGAAAGAAAGATAAAGAGGACAATGTTCTGTTGACTCTTACAGAGCGGAAAACACGAAAAGAAATTATACGTAAGATTGAGGGCAAGACCATAGAAGCCGTACAAGAGTGTTTGGATCAGATTATAAAAGAGGTTCCTAGGGAAGCACTGAAAAGTATTACGTCTGATAATGGACAAGAATTTGCACGTTTATATAATATAGAAGAAAAGGGGATTAAGGTGTACTATGCGCATCCTTATTCCTCTTATGAAAGAGGGCAAAATGAGAATACAAATGGTATTATTCGCCGCTTTATTCCGAAGGGAATGGAAATCAAAAAATTTAGTGATGAGAAATTAAAGAAGATTGAGAAGTGGATCAATACGATGCCACGGAGAAATCTGGGATATTCTACGGCAGAGGAATTGTATCAGGAGGAGGTGGAGAATCTCGAGATATGTGCATAATGTATATATCTTGCGTTTGTATTTGTTAAAAGTAACTAAAATGAAGAAAAATGCAAAATAGTTCAATTTGGTATTGCAATCCGCCAAATTTAAAAAAATGTATAGGAGGGGTTGACAACAAAATTTAAAAGTGATAACTTATGTTATAGATATTAGCACTCGTCTAAGTTGAGTGCTAATAATGAAAGGAAAGATACCATGGATTTAAATGATCGTAAAAGATTAATATTAAAAGCGATTATAGCCAATTATCTGGAGACCGGGGAACCTGTTGGTTCCAGGACCATCTCCAAGATGGAGGGACTGAATCTGAGTTCAGCCACGATCCGCAATGAGATGGCGGACTTGGAGGATCTGGGGTTCATTCTGCAGCCACATACTTCTGCCGGGCGTATCCCATCTGACATGGGATATCGATTTTATGTGGATCAGCTGATGCAGGACAGAGAGTCGGACGAAGAAGAACGGCTCGAACTTGTGCAGAAGGTCGACAAGATGGAAGTGATGTTAAAGCAGGTTGCCAATGTCCTGGCGTCCAGTACAAATTATGCTACAATGGTATCTGCCCCTCAGTACAAGAACACAAAACTCAAGTTTGTGCAGCTTTCCCAAGTAGATGATTATAGTCTGCTGGCGGTCATCGTGGCAGACGGCAATATTGTGAAAAACCAGATCATCGACGTGGAAAAACCACTGGCAAATGACGAAGTCCTAAAGCTGAACGTATTGCTCAATTCTTTTCTGCAGGGTCTGACACTGAAGGAGATCAATCTGGAACTGATCCAGACCATGAATGAGCAGGCAGGGATTCACAGCAAGATCCTGGAAAAGATCCTGGAGGAGATCGCAGTTGTTATACACAATGCGGACCAGCTGGAGATTTATACGGGAGGCGCTTCTAATATCCTGAAGTATCCGGAACTTGGCGCGCCGGAGACGGCCACTGAACTTTTGGACGCTTTAGTAGAGAAGAAGGCACTGAACAAGCTGGTGGATGATACATTGGGAAGTGATGACCACCACGGAATCCAGGTCTACATCGGAGATGAAGCTCCGGTGAAGAATATGAGTGACTGTAGTATTGTGACAGCCACTTATGAACTGGAGGAAGGCGGAACCGGAACAATCGGGATCATTGGTCCCAAACGGATGGATTATAAGCGGGTGGTAAAAACCCTGGAGAATCTTACCGATGAGATCAACGGCCTATTTAAGAAAAAACCATAGGAGGGAAGGTGCATTATGGGAGAAGAGAATAAGGTTCAGGAAGAAGAAATGAAGGAAGATAAAAACGTACAGCAAAAAGAAGAACCAAAGAAAAAAGATACAAAAAAGGCAGATAAGAAGCAGTCAAAAAAGCAGGCGGCAGAAGATTTGATGAAAGAAAAAGACCAACAGATCGGTGAGCTGACTGATAAGTACCAGCGCCTGATGGCAGAGTTTGAGAACGTCAGAAAACGGACGGCAAAAGAGTTTGTCCAGAGATATGACATGGGTGCCATGGGAGTTTTAGAAAAGCTTCTGCCGGTGGTAGACAACTTTGAACGCGGACTTCAGGCTGTCGCGGAAGACGAAAAGGATACCCCGTTTGTTCA
Coding sequences within:
- the hrcA gene encoding heat-inducible transcriptional repressor HrcA — translated: MDLNDRKRLILKAIIANYLETGEPVGSRTISKMEGLNLSSATIRNEMADLEDLGFILQPHTSAGRIPSDMGYRFYVDQLMQDRESDEEERLELVQKVDKMEVMLKQVANVLASSTNYATMVSAPQYKNTKLKFVQLSQVDDYSLLAVIVADGNIVKNQIIDVEKPLANDEVLKLNVLLNSFLQGLTLKEINLELIQTMNEQAGIHSKILEKILEEIAVVIHNADQLEIYTGGASNILKYPELGAPETATELLDALVEKKALNKLVDDTLGSDDHHGIQVYIGDEAPVKNMSDCSIVTATYELEEGGTGTIGIIGPKRMDYKRVVKTLENLTDEINGLFKKKP
- the grpE gene encoding nucleotide exchange factor GrpE, yielding MGEENKVQEEEMKEDKNVQQKEEPKKKDTKKADKKQSKKQAAEDLMKEKDQQIGELTDKYQRLMAEFENVRKRTAKEFVQRYDMGAMGVLEKLLPVVDNFERGLQAVAEDEKDTPFVQGIEQIYKQLMGTLDELGVKAMDAEGKEFDANLHNAVMHVEDEEAGENVVVEELQKGYMYKESVLRHSMVKVAN
- a CDS encoding helix-turn-helix domain-containing protein, which codes for MLIYKIDVLDALKKAGYNTNRLRKEKLLGENSIQYLREKKPISAKVLDKICELLDCQPGDILEYKKHS
- a CDS encoding IS30 family transposase: MLDYASNIGDFRKNKHLSPIERGQIAALHAQGYTPYRIGKLLGRASNTIRNELKRGSTISVDKGNYKKIRYFPERGQIAYENNRKRCRQDYKAFKCEKFIKYVESKVLEEKRSLDSIYGRVLKQGYFKKEEVVCTKTLYNYVEAGVIKVKNIDLPEKVKRRTKKKTYSKRYKRTDGRSIEERAEQINNREEFGHWEIDLVIGKKDKEDNVLLTLTERKTRKEIIRKIEGKTIEAVQECLDQIIKEVPREALKSITSDNGQEFARLYNIEEKGIKVYYAHPYSSYERGQNENTNGIIRRFIPKGMEIKKFSDEKLKKIEKWINTMPRRNLGYSTAEELYQEEVENLEICA